The Pseudomonas azadiae genome contains a region encoding:
- a CDS encoding RHS repeat-associated core domain-containing protein, translating into MNIATPSLSVVDSRGLNVRQVQYCRLPHDTLSQTRIHRRRFDAAGQLAAEQDPRLPAGAPNQTNRYSLNGARLLSQNVDAGWQLHLLSEARQVLHHWDQRGSHWQNEYDTQLRPVACHQTARSQPRRTIERLVYGDNSPQSAAHNQCGQVIHHYDPAGLLNTPDYALTRAPLSQSRSFLLTLDPVDWAGDLKAARSALEPTPYTTHWQYNAMNQVIVQTDAKGHRQFYALNIAGQLKRLSLQLKHAAAARIIVDDLHYDALDRQQGHTAGNGVVNRLTFHPADGRIMHLSSKKDHQRLQDMSYDYDPVGNVIAVDDATQGARHIANRRVEGVRYFTYDSLRQLITATGLEAVGATTQPQLPTLITPIDLTRRSHYTRHYTYDNGGNLIKLVHTSPVAGQGHTCVTTIDPASNRAVSWTRGDAPANAFDYDAGGNVQTLQPGVHPLLWTPRDQLHRVTLLQRPQGEDDFEQYDYDSQGMRLRKWHSAQAASSTRLHKQHYVPDLEVHTEQGHEVLHVITLQAGTSQVRCLHWPQVPPAGVEQDALRFSLTDHQESCLIELDGAAQLISHEDYYPYGGTACWAARSEVDANGKTHRHNGKQRDRSGLYYYGARYYAPWLSCWISPDPGGTADGPNLYCMVHNNPINNVDKQGLNTDFAYLIGGATTLLGAGLAAAALAYFKQAAPAAQERALPSLDFDLHPDELKRLQAFSKKLTSAETLQVRKLTDGSVLAYVPKNLQHATDLSNANDARLQKQVANGLPSIRLRDAPPPPSKKIAAPVAYSPFEVGATTTVSRKKAERIAAVEEVVQPTANSTTSGPRGANINTDQFFLSPHFLELDETQRGKITDALEAFAGSLSAAGYHKYAHDTEQDQNIAHVPGKQRTLRAIHTLDITSFEGTAGGRGDWRLVMYQIDGVFFPQRMDRHRDILARARR; encoded by the coding sequence ATGAACATCGCTACCCCCAGTCTCAGCGTGGTCGACAGTCGCGGCTTGAACGTCAGGCAGGTGCAGTACTGCCGACTGCCCCATGACACGCTTAGCCAGACGCGCATTCATCGCCGACGCTTCGACGCCGCCGGGCAGTTGGCCGCGGAGCAAGACCCACGCCTACCGGCAGGCGCACCCAATCAGACCAATCGCTACAGCCTCAACGGTGCGCGCCTGCTGAGCCAGAATGTCGACGCCGGCTGGCAACTGCACCTATTGAGTGAAGCACGGCAGGTGCTGCACCACTGGGATCAGCGCGGCAGTCATTGGCAGAACGAATACGATACGCAACTGCGCCCCGTCGCCTGCCATCAAACCGCGCGGTCCCAACCCCGCAGAACCATTGAGCGACTGGTCTACGGTGATAATTCACCACAGTCGGCCGCCCATAATCAGTGTGGGCAGGTAATCCATCACTATGATCCAGCCGGTTTACTCAACACCCCCGACTACGCATTGACCCGCGCACCGCTGAGCCAGTCGCGCAGCTTCCTCCTGACACTGGACCCGGTGGACTGGGCTGGTGACCTCAAGGCAGCACGCAGCGCTCTGGAACCGACGCCTTATACGACCCACTGGCAATACAACGCCATGAATCAAGTGATTGTACAAACCGATGCCAAAGGCCATCGCCAGTTCTATGCACTCAACATCGCCGGCCAGCTCAAACGCTTATCCCTGCAACTCAAGCACGCCGCTGCCGCGCGCATCATCGTCGACGATTTGCACTACGATGCCTTGGATCGGCAGCAAGGGCATACGGCAGGCAATGGAGTAGTCAACCGTCTGACCTTCCACCCTGCCGACGGACGGATAATGCACCTGTCCTCGAAGAAAGATCATCAGCGCCTGCAGGACATGAGCTACGACTACGACCCGGTCGGCAATGTGATTGCCGTGGACGACGCTACTCAAGGCGCACGGCACATCGCCAATCGACGCGTCGAGGGCGTGCGTTACTTTACCTACGACAGTCTCAGACAATTGATCACTGCGACCGGCCTTGAAGCCGTGGGTGCCACCACCCAGCCGCAGTTGCCCACGCTCATCACACCCATTGATCTCACGCGGCGCAGCCACTATACCCGGCATTACACCTATGACAACGGCGGTAACCTTATCAAGCTGGTGCACACCAGCCCGGTCGCCGGGCAGGGTCACACCTGTGTCACCACGATCGACCCGGCCAGCAATCGCGCCGTCAGTTGGACGCGAGGTGATGCGCCGGCAAACGCATTCGACTATGACGCCGGCGGTAATGTGCAAACACTGCAACCCGGCGTCCACCCCTTGCTCTGGACCCCCCGCGACCAGCTTCACCGCGTTACCCTGCTGCAACGCCCGCAAGGCGAAGATGATTTTGAACAGTACGACTATGACAGCCAGGGAATGCGCTTGCGCAAATGGCACAGTGCTCAGGCTGCATCCAGCACCCGCCTGCACAAACAGCACTACGTGCCTGACCTCGAAGTGCACACTGAGCAAGGCCACGAAGTACTGCATGTGATCACCCTGCAGGCAGGCACCAGCCAGGTGCGCTGCCTGCATTGGCCGCAAGTACCACCCGCCGGAGTCGAACAGGATGCCTTGCGCTTTAGCCTCACTGACCATCAGGAGTCCTGCCTGATCGAATTGGACGGTGCCGCGCAGTTGATCAGCCACGAGGACTATTACCCTTATGGCGGAACGGCCTGCTGGGCCGCACGCTCCGAGGTAGACGCCAACGGCAAGACGCACCGCCACAACGGCAAGCAGCGTGACCGCAGTGGCCTCTACTACTACGGTGCGCGCTATTACGCACCCTGGCTGAGTTGCTGGATAAGCCCGGACCCCGGCGGCACGGCAGATGGGCCCAACCTGTATTGCATGGTGCACAACAATCCGATCAACAACGTCGACAAACAAGGGTTGAATACCGACTTCGCCTATTTGATCGGCGGCGCAACGACGTTATTAGGGGCGGGGCTGGCAGCAGCGGCACTCGCCTACTTCAAACAGGCAGCGCCAGCAGCGCAGGAACGCGCGCTCCCCTCGTTGGACTTTGACCTGCACCCCGATGAACTGAAACGCCTTCAAGCATTCAGTAAAAAATTAACCAGCGCCGAGACGCTGCAAGTGCGAAAACTGACCGATGGCTCGGTACTCGCTTACGTGCCTAAAAACCTGCAACACGCCACTGACTTGTCCAACGCCAACGACGCCAGATTGCAAAAACAAGTCGCCAACGGGCTGCCGTCCATCAGACTGCGCGACGCGCCTCCACCGCCCAGCAAAAAAATCGCCGCCCCGGTCGCCTACTCGCCGTTTGAGGTCGGCGCGACGACGACAGTTTCGCGCAAGAAAGCCGAACGCATCGCCGCCGTGGAGGAAGTGGTACAACCGACCGCAAACAGCACCACCAGCGGCCCAAGGGGGGCCAACATCAACACTGACCAGTTTTTTCTCAGCCCGCACTTCCTTGAGTTGGACGAGACCCAACGCGGCAAAATCACCGACGCGCTCGAGGCATTCGCAGGTTCGCTATCGGCTGCTGGCTACCATAAATACGCTCACGATACCGAACAGGATCAAAACATCGCCCACGTGCCCGGCAAACAGAGAACGCTACGCGCCATTCATACACTGGACATCACATCTTTTGAAGGCACCGCTGGCGGACGTGGTGACTGGCGCCTCGTCATGTACCAGATCGACGGAGTGTTTTTCCCGCAGCGCATGGACCGGCATCGAGATATCCTTGCCCGCGCGAGGAGATAG
- a CDS encoding RHS repeat-associated core domain-containing protein, which yields MGDSLDTHTPTLRVSDSRGLVVREVAYLRSVTSEAPLPLSTRQVFDAAGNALEQWDARVTTSQPDLTSTFSLSGRTLFTDHVDAGWRAELYADTGQVICRWDQRGSRQTIDYDSLGRAIAHHEQRCTAPAALTVERQFYADGSSQFAQHNQCGQRVRHLDPAGSLEVSEYALDSAVLQEQRRYLNTLDMPDWPASLEQQEAMLEPGRYETQWGYNATGDQIEQTNARHYQQRSRLNVAGQLAGLQLIAPGDAAQTLVQTLDYAANGQVQTQIAGNGVVTSWRFDPANGRRTEQRSVKGSVRHQCLTYDYDPVGNVIRVTDSAQASEFFSGQRVEPIRTFAYNTRYQLIRATGYESTGAGAQPQLPDLIPLSDRNRLRNYTQTYAYDQGENLTSLVHHSATSGQGYTLTMTIAPLSNRCLSWAKGAALRTTTFSYDADGNLQMLYPGAQKLAWTPRNQLQSVVLVSRKNAVNDDERYAYCAQGNRVRKVHSAWSATLMHVQETRYLPGLDIKAVGGDEQCHVTSLQTPAGPIRFLHWVQALPHGVENNPLRYGLHDHLGSTALELSGDATVITHEGYYPFGGTAWWAAVSQVQADCKTIRYSNKERDHSGLYYFGARYYAPWLMRWISPDPAGSVDGLNLYAMLRNNPMSYVDPTGLARSRLDYLDLAAGPAPDRVRESALAANSSLADHFDTFIEATDHMMRTAESFAAHTRGLGGAQRRKVIAENNLDPKSDLELLKPKLAHAGYTASGHTLAQNHFYNFPVKSVGFPGTEYVRAMNDKEVATRSAMRKSMPIPGFKGAPALPITLSQAHPHVEVTDLDAMIGAVKNVYGQNHVQMHPFTEQRIRAHVKDSHYLLPYRAGIPGTHAEVLAQNDLLHRLDASGLGIATAMRDAAMYTVRITPPNREFPSCDHCSGIVSPLIHVITGLTEVNRLTTAPIASRIRRLSI from the coding sequence ATGGGCGATTCCCTCGATACGCATACCCCTACGCTCAGAGTGAGCGACAGCCGTGGTTTGGTGGTGAGGGAAGTCGCTTACCTGCGAAGCGTTACGAGCGAGGCGCCGTTACCCCTGTCCACCCGTCAGGTCTTCGATGCGGCGGGCAATGCATTGGAGCAGTGGGATGCGCGCGTGACAACATCCCAACCTGATCTGACCAGCACCTTCAGTCTGTCGGGCCGGACGTTGTTCACCGACCATGTCGACGCCGGGTGGCGCGCCGAACTCTACGCAGACACAGGACAGGTCATCTGCCGATGGGATCAGCGAGGCAGTCGGCAAACCATCGACTATGACTCACTGGGACGTGCGATTGCACACCATGAGCAACGCTGCACCGCCCCCGCCGCCCTCACCGTCGAGCGGCAGTTTTATGCTGACGGTTCAAGCCAATTCGCCCAACACAACCAGTGCGGCCAACGCGTGCGCCATCTTGATCCGGCAGGCAGCCTGGAGGTCAGCGAGTACGCACTGGACAGCGCCGTGTTGCAGGAACAGCGGCGCTACCTCAACACGCTGGATATGCCCGATTGGCCCGCAAGCCTGGAACAGCAGGAAGCCATGCTCGAACCCGGACGCTACGAAACCCAGTGGGGTTATAACGCGACAGGAGATCAAATTGAGCAGACCAATGCTCGACACTATCAGCAACGCAGCCGTCTGAATGTAGCCGGACAACTTGCCGGGCTTCAGCTCATTGCGCCAGGGGACGCCGCGCAAACGTTGGTGCAGACTCTCGACTACGCCGCGAACGGGCAGGTGCAAACCCAGATCGCCGGCAATGGCGTGGTCACATCCTGGCGGTTCGACCCGGCCAACGGACGCCGCACCGAACAACGCTCAGTCAAAGGCTCTGTGCGCCATCAATGCCTGACTTACGATTATGACCCGGTCGGCAATGTCATCCGCGTAACGGACTCGGCACAGGCCAGCGAGTTTTTCTCGGGCCAACGCGTCGAGCCGATACGTACGTTTGCCTACAACACCCGCTACCAACTGATCCGCGCGACCGGTTACGAAAGCACCGGTGCTGGCGCGCAACCGCAGTTGCCTGACTTGATCCCGCTGAGCGACCGCAACCGCCTGCGCAATTACACACAGACCTACGCCTACGATCAGGGTGAAAACCTGACCAGCCTGGTTCATCACAGTGCAACCAGCGGCCAGGGTTACACGCTCACCATGACCATCGCCCCCCTCAGTAATCGCTGCCTGAGTTGGGCCAAGGGCGCGGCGCTTCGCACAACGACCTTCAGCTACGATGCAGACGGCAATCTGCAAATGCTGTACCCCGGTGCGCAGAAGCTGGCGTGGACGCCGCGCAATCAGTTGCAAAGCGTGGTGCTGGTCAGTCGTAAAAATGCAGTCAATGACGACGAGCGCTACGCCTACTGCGCCCAGGGCAATCGTGTGCGCAAGGTACACAGTGCATGGAGCGCAACGCTGATGCACGTCCAAGAAACACGTTATTTGCCAGGCCTGGATATCAAGGCAGTGGGGGGTGACGAACAATGCCACGTCACCAGCCTGCAAACGCCTGCCGGCCCGATCCGTTTTTTGCACTGGGTGCAGGCGCTCCCCCACGGCGTCGAAAACAACCCGTTGCGTTACGGCCTGCACGACCACCTGGGTTCGACTGCACTGGAGCTTTCGGGCGATGCCACAGTCATCACCCATGAAGGCTACTACCCGTTTGGCGGCACGGCCTGGTGGGCAGCGGTTTCCCAAGTACAGGCCGACTGCAAAACCATTCGCTATTCGAACAAGGAGCGCGACCACAGCGGCCTGTACTATTTTGGGGCCAGATACTACGCGCCATGGCTGATGCGTTGGATCAGCCCTGATCCGGCAGGGTCTGTGGATGGACTCAACCTCTATGCCATGCTCAGAAACAATCCAATGAGTTATGTGGACCCCACCGGCCTGGCCAGAAGCCGCCTGGACTACCTGGATCTTGCCGCTGGGCCGGCGCCGGATAGGGTCAGGGAAAGCGCACTGGCGGCGAACAGCTCGCTGGCGGACCATTTCGATACATTCATAGAAGCCACGGATCACATGATGCGCACCGCTGAAAGTTTCGCGGCACACACACGCGGCTTGGGCGGGGCACAAAGGCGCAAAGTCATCGCTGAGAACAACCTCGATCCCAAATCCGATCTGGAATTGCTAAAACCCAAACTGGCGCATGCAGGCTATACCGCGAGTGGACATACGCTAGCGCAAAACCACTTTTACAATTTCCCGGTCAAATCCGTCGGTTTCCCTGGCACCGAATATGTTCGCGCCATGAACGACAAGGAAGTAGCGACGCGCTCAGCCATGCGTAAAAGCATGCCAATACCCGGATTCAAAGGCGCACCAGCACTGCCGATCACCCTCAGCCAGGCCCATCCCCATGTCGAGGTTACTGACTTGGACGCAATGATCGGCGCAGTCAAGAACGTGTATGGCCAAAATCACGTGCAGATGCATCCCTTCACCGAGCAGCGCATAAGAGCCCACGTCAAGGACAGCCACTACTTACTTCCCTACCGAGCGGGAATACCGGGAACCCACGCCGAAGTGCTGGCACAGAACGACCTGCTGCATCGCTTGGACGCCAGCGGCCTAGGCATCGCCACCGCGATGCGCGATGCCGCTATGTACACAGTGAGGATCACGCCACCCAATCGTGAGTTTCCCTCCTGCGATCACTGCAGTGGGATCGTATCTCCACTGATTCATGTCATCACGGGTCTGACCGAGGTTAATCGCCTGACCACAGCGCCCATTGCATCAAGAATCAGACGGCTTTCAATCTGA
- a CDS encoding sensor histidine kinase, translating to MKPTSRTLRLTLYTLLIVAGAIGATALATRHAERQALVDDAARANQQLALYANSLHTLIERYRALPAVLALDSEMINALKGPLDATTQDLLNRKLERINGAAQSSTLELMDRTGLAVAASNWNLPSSYVGHNYAFRPYFSQTLSQGTGRFYAVGVTTGIPGYFLSSAVMDEHEQFLGAMVVKLEFPELEREWAQGNDLLLVSDARGIVFIANQPGWRYRNLRPLSADDLTELKATRQYDKKHLQALETQTLQRFDENSHLMRVNGPDGNANYIWESLPLKAEGWTLHLLRKPQFAFEDQRNAGLAAAGSWLALVFLVLFLTQRWRLARLRQRSREELEQLVEERTQALRTAQDGLVQSAKLAALGQMSAALAHEINQPLTAQRMQLATLRLLLDHGRVDDAYKAITPLDDMLTRMAALTGHLKTFARKSPSGLRERLDLATVVDQSLQLLDARLRDEAIGVVLDLTRPAWVRGDAIRLEQVLINLLRNALDAMADKTRKRLEIRLHADEQLWQLSVSDSGGGIAEEHLNSVFDPFFTTKPVGDGLGLGLAVSYAIVHELGGRLMAGNRGDGAQFILTLPIALETPDLC from the coding sequence ATGAAGCCGACCTCCCGTACGCTGCGTTTGACGCTGTATACCTTGCTGATCGTCGCTGGCGCCATTGGCGCAACTGCCTTGGCCACGCGCCATGCCGAACGCCAGGCGTTGGTGGACGACGCCGCCCGCGCCAATCAGCAGCTCGCGCTGTATGCCAATTCGCTGCACACCCTGATCGAACGCTACCGCGCCCTGCCCGCCGTACTGGCGCTGGACTCGGAGATGATCAATGCCTTGAAAGGCCCGCTGGATGCCACCACTCAGGACCTGCTCAACCGCAAGCTGGAACGCATCAATGGCGCAGCACAGTCTTCCACCCTGGAGTTGATGGACCGCACCGGCCTGGCCGTAGCGGCCAGTAACTGGAACTTGCCCAGCAGTTATGTGGGACACAACTACGCGTTCCGTCCGTACTTCAGCCAGACCTTGAGTCAGGGCACCGGGCGGTTTTATGCGGTGGGTGTGACCACCGGCATTCCGGGGTATTTTCTGTCCAGCGCAGTGATGGATGAACATGAGCAATTCCTCGGTGCCATGGTGGTCAAGCTGGAGTTCCCCGAGCTTGAACGCGAGTGGGCCCAGGGCAATGATCTGCTGCTGGTCAGCGATGCGCGGGGCATCGTATTTATCGCCAATCAACCCGGCTGGCGTTATCGCAACCTGCGGCCGTTGTCGGCCGACGACCTCACCGAACTCAAGGCCACGCGCCAATACGACAAGAAACACCTGCAAGCGCTGGAGACGCAGACGCTGCAACGCTTTGACGAAAACAGCCACCTGATGCGCGTCAACGGCCCGGATGGCAACGCCAACTACATCTGGGAATCCCTGCCGTTAAAGGCTGAAGGCTGGACCCTGCACCTGCTGCGCAAACCGCAGTTTGCGTTCGAGGACCAACGCAACGCCGGCCTGGCCGCCGCCGGCTCCTGGCTGGCGCTGGTGTTCCTGGTGCTGTTCCTGACCCAACGTTGGCGCCTGGCCCGCTTGCGTCAGCGCAGTCGCGAGGAGCTTGAACAACTGGTGGAAGAGCGTACCCAGGCACTGCGCACCGCCCAGGACGGCCTGGTGCAATCGGCTAAGCTGGCGGCGCTGGGGCAAATGTCCGCCGCCCTCGCCCACGAGATCAATCAGCCGCTCACGGCTCAGCGCATGCAGCTCGCCACCTTGCGCCTGCTGCTCGATCATGGCCGCGTCGACGACGCCTACAAGGCCATCACGCCGCTGGACGATATGCTCACCCGCATGGCCGCGCTTACCGGCCATCTCAAGACCTTCGCGCGCAAAAGCCCGAGTGGCCTGCGCGAGCGTCTGGATTTGGCCACTGTGGTTGATCAGTCCCTGCAGTTGCTCGATGCGCGCCTGCGCGATGAAGCCATCGGCGTCGTGCTCGACCTGACCCGCCCCGCCTGGGTGCGCGGTGACGCGATCCGCCTGGAACAGGTGCTGATCAACCTGCTGCGCAACGCACTCGACGCCATGGCCGACAAAACGCGCAAGCGCCTGGAGATCCGCCTGCATGCCGATGAGCAACTGTGGCAACTCAGCGTCAGCGACAGCGGCGGCGGGATTGCCGAGGAACACCTGAACAGTGTGTTCGACCCGTTCTTCACCACCAAGCCCGTAGGTGATGGGCTCGGCCTGGGGCTGGCGGTGTCCTACGCTATCGTGCACGAATTGGGCGGCCGCCTGATGGCCGGCAACCGCGGTGACGGCGCGCAATTCATCCTGACCCTGCCTATTGCGCTGGAGACGCCCGACCTATGTTGA
- a CDS encoding sigma-54-dependent transcriptional regulator: protein MLNAVIVVDDEASIRTAVEQWLSLSGFAVQLFSRAEECLAQLPKDFPGVILSDVRMPGLSGLELLAEVQRRDADLPVILLTGHGDVPMAVEAMRDGAYDFLEKPFSPDALLNSLRRALDKRGLILENRRLHQQADHRAQMDSTLLGVSRALQTLRRQVLELAGLPVNVLIRGETGSGKELVARCLHDFGPRAKKHFVALNCAAIPEQLFEAELFGHESGAFTGAQGKRIGKLEYAHGGTLFLDEIESMPLAQQVKLLRVLQEQKLERLGSNQSIHVDLRIIAATKPDLLDEARAGRFREDLAYRLNVAQLRLPPLRERREDIPLLFDHFAQSAAERLGRNVEPLSGAQLGRLLSHDWPGNVRELANVAERQVLGLGEPEPEGVEAGQSLAAQQEAFEAHCLKAALTRHKGDIKAVLAELQLPRRTLNEKMQRHGLVREMFLQQP, encoded by the coding sequence ATGTTGAACGCAGTGATTGTGGTCGATGACGAAGCCAGCATCCGCACGGCTGTCGAACAGTGGCTGAGCTTGTCGGGGTTCGCGGTGCAGTTGTTCAGCCGTGCCGAGGAATGCCTGGCACAACTGCCCAAGGACTTTCCCGGCGTGATCCTGAGCGACGTGCGCATGCCGGGCCTCAGCGGCCTGGAGCTGCTGGCCGAAGTGCAGCGCCGCGATGCGGACTTGCCGGTGATCCTGCTGACGGGCCACGGCGATGTGCCAATGGCGGTCGAGGCCATGCGCGACGGTGCCTACGATTTCCTGGAAAAACCCTTCAGCCCCGACGCCCTGCTCAACAGCCTGCGCCGCGCGTTGGACAAGCGCGGGCTGATCCTGGAGAACCGCCGCCTGCACCAGCAGGCCGATCATCGCGCGCAGATGGACTCGACCCTTCTGGGTGTGTCCCGGGCGCTGCAGACCCTGCGCCGTCAGGTCCTGGAGTTGGCGGGCTTGCCGGTCAACGTGCTGATTCGTGGCGAGACCGGCAGCGGCAAGGAGCTGGTCGCCCGCTGCCTGCATGACTTCGGCCCACGGGCGAAGAAACACTTTGTGGCGCTCAACTGCGCGGCGATCCCCGAGCAGCTGTTTGAAGCCGAATTGTTCGGCCATGAAAGCGGCGCGTTCACCGGCGCCCAGGGCAAACGCATCGGCAAACTGGAATACGCCCACGGTGGCACGCTATTTCTCGATGAAATCGAAAGCATGCCGCTGGCCCAGCAAGTGAAGCTGCTGCGCGTGTTGCAGGAACAGAAACTGGAACGACTGGGCTCTAACCAGAGCATCCACGTGGACCTGCGCATCATTGCCGCGACCAAGCCGGACTTGCTGGACGAGGCCCGGGCCGGGCGCTTTCGTGAAGACCTGGCCTACCGCTTGAACGTCGCGCAATTGCGCCTGCCGCCCTTGCGTGAGCGCCGCGAAGACATCCCGCTGCTGTTCGACCATTTTGCACAGAGCGCTGCCGAGCGCCTCGGTCGCAACGTCGAGCCCCTGAGCGGTGCGCAACTGGGGCGCCTGCTCAGCCATGATTGGCCGGGCAACGTGCGGGAGTTGGCCAACGTCGCCGAGCGCCAAGTGCTCGGCCTTGGCGAACCGGAACCGGAGGGCGTCGAGGCCGGGCAATCCCTGGCGGCGCAGCAGGAAGCGTTCGAAGCGCATTGCCTTAAAGCCGCGCTGACTCGGCACAAGGGCGATATCAAGGCGGTGCTGGCCGAGCTGCAACTGCCGCGCCGGACGCTTAATGAAAAAATGCAGCGGCATGGGTTGGTGCGGGAGATGTTTCTCCAGCAACCTTGA
- a CDS encoding MFS transporter: MDNSNSLPLGSAAAPATPRTTSSRIKSIFSGSVGNMVEWYDWYVYAAFSLYFAKAFFPAGSSTAQLMNTAAIFAVGFLMRPIGGWLMGMYADYKGRKAALMASVLLMCFGSLLIALSPGYETIGIGAPILLVFARLLQGLSVGGEYGTSATYLSEMATKERRGFFSSFQYVTLISGQLIALAVLIVLQQTLTTEQLYAWGWRIPFAIGALCAVVALYLRRGMEETESFTKKEKAKESAMRTLMRHPKELMTVVGLTMGGTLAFYTYTTYMQKYLVNTVGMSISDSTTISAATLFLFMCLQPLVGALSDKVGRRPILIAFGILGTLCTVPILTTLHTIQTWWGAFFLIMAALIIVSGYTSINAVVKAELFPTEIRALGVGLPYALTVSIFGGTAEYIALWFKSIGMETGYYWYVTACIAVSLVVYVTMKDTRKHSRITTD; the protein is encoded by the coding sequence ATGGATAACTCCAACTCCCTGCCCCTGGGGTCGGCGGCTGCGCCGGCAACACCGCGCACTACGTCCAGCCGGATCAAATCGATCTTCAGTGGATCGGTCGGCAACATGGTCGAGTGGTACGACTGGTATGTCTACGCCGCCTTCTCGCTGTACTTCGCCAAGGCTTTCTTCCCGGCCGGCTCTTCCACCGCACAATTGATGAACACCGCCGCCATTTTCGCGGTCGGCTTCCTGATGCGCCCAATTGGCGGCTGGCTGATGGGCATGTATGCCGACTACAAGGGCCGCAAGGCTGCGTTGATGGCTTCGGTGCTGCTGATGTGTTTCGGCTCCCTGCTGATCGCCCTGAGCCCAGGCTATGAGACCATCGGTATCGGCGCACCGATCCTGCTGGTGTTCGCCCGCCTGCTGCAGGGCTTGTCGGTGGGTGGCGAATACGGTACCTCGGCTACGTACCTGAGTGAAATGGCGACCAAGGAACGTCGCGGTTTCTTTTCCAGCTTCCAGTACGTGACCCTCATCTCCGGCCAGCTCATCGCGCTGGCCGTGCTGATCGTGCTGCAGCAAACCCTGACCACCGAACAGCTGTACGCCTGGGGCTGGCGCATCCCGTTCGCCATCGGTGCCCTGTGTGCCGTGGTCGCGTTGTACCTGCGTCGCGGCATGGAAGAAACCGAGTCGTTCACCAAGAAGGAAAAAGCCAAGGAAAGCGCGATGCGCACCTTGATGCGCCACCCCAAGGAGCTGATGACCGTGGTTGGCCTGACCATGGGCGGCACCCTGGCCTTCTACACCTACACCACCTACATGCAGAAATACCTGGTGAACACCGTCGGCATGAGCATTTCCGACTCAACCACCATCTCGGCGGCCACGCTATTTCTGTTCATGTGCCTGCAGCCGCTGGTCGGTGCGCTGTCGGACAAGGTTGGCCGCCGGCCGATCCTGATCGCGTTCGGTATCCTCGGCACGCTTTGCACCGTTCCTATCCTCACCACCTTGCACACCATCCAGACCTGGTGGGGCGCGTTCTTCCTGATCATGGCGGCACTGATCATCGTCAGCGGCTATACCTCGATCAACGCGGTGGTGAAAGCCGAGCTGTTCCCCACCGAAATCCGTGCGTTGGGTGTAGGCCTGCCGTATGCGCTGACCGTATCGATCTTCGGCGGCACCGCTGAATACATCGCGCTGTGGTTCAAGAGCATCGGCATGGAAACCGGCTACTACTGGTATGTCACCGCGTGTATCGCGGTGTCGCTGGTGGTGTATGTGACCATGAAGGACACGCGCAAGCACTCGCGGATCACCACGGACTGA
- a CDS encoding flavin reductase family protein — translation MSDDIHFYEPANGHGLPHDPFNAIVGPRPIGWISSHDSEGRLNLAPYSFFNAFNYIPPIIGFSSVGRKDSLNNIEQTGEFVWNLATRPLAEQMNQSCAAVSPEVNEFELAGLTPVASKIIGVPRVGESPVSFECKVTQIIQLQRADKALVPSWLVLGEVVAVHIAKWLLKDGIYDTAAAEPILRGGGPADYFQLGPEALFKMYRPGATKP, via the coding sequence ATGTCCGACGATATCCACTTCTACGAACCCGCCAACGGCCACGGCCTGCCCCATGACCCGTTCAACGCCATCGTCGGTCCCCGGCCGATCGGCTGGATCTCGTCGCACGACAGCGAGGGTCGCCTGAACCTGGCGCCCTACAGCTTCTTCAATGCGTTCAACTACATTCCGCCGATCATCGGGTTTTCCAGTGTCGGGCGCAAAGACAGCCTGAACAACATCGAACAGACCGGCGAATTCGTGTGGAACCTGGCCACCCGTCCGCTGGCCGAGCAGATGAACCAGAGCTGCGCCGCCGTATCGCCCGAGGTGAATGAATTCGAGTTGGCCGGCCTGACGCCGGTGGCCTCGAAAATCATCGGCGTACCGCGCGTGGGCGAGAGCCCGGTGTCGTTCGAGTGCAAGGTCACGCAGATCATCCAGCTGCAGCGTGCCGACAAAGCGCTGGTGCCCAGCTGGCTGGTGCTCGGCGAGGTGGTCGCGGTGCATATTGCCAAGTGGCTGCTCAAGGATGGCATCTACGACACTGCCGCCGCCGAGCCGATCCTGCGTGGCGGCGGCCCGGCGGATTACTTCCAGCTGGGGCCTGAAGCGCTGTTCAAGATGTATCGCCCAGGTGCCACAAAACCCTGA